Proteins from one Emys orbicularis isolate rEmyOrb1 chromosome 2, rEmyOrb1.hap1, whole genome shotgun sequence genomic window:
- the CRYGN gene encoding gamma-crystallin N: MSQYSGKITFYEGKYFTGRKLEVYGNCDNFQDRGFMNRVNSICVQSGAWICFDHPDFRGQQYVLEHGEYPDFYRWNGYNDHMGSCRPVGMHGEHYRMEIFDGSHFSGHCMEFTEDCSFLQGQGWNKNCVNAIKVYGDGAWVLYEEPNYRGRMYVVERGEYNSFNVWQAHSANIQSLRRIVNYF, encoded by the exons ATGTCTCAGTATTCGGGAAAA ATCACTTTCTATGAGGGCAAATACTTCACAGGCAGGAAGCTGGAGGTCTATGGGAACTGTGATAACTTCCAGGACAGAGGTTTCATGAACCGAGTGAACTCTATCTGTGTACAGAGTGGAGCTTGGATCTGTTTTGATCACCCAGACTTCCGAGGACAGCAATACGTTCTGGAGCATGGGGAATACCCCGACTTCTACCGTTGGAATGGCTATAATGATCACATGGGCTCCTGCAGGCCTGTCGGAATG CATGGTGAGCATTACAGAATGGAGATATTTGATGGGAGCCATTTTAGTGGTCACTGCATGGAGTTCACTGAAGATTGCTCTTTCCTGCAAGGGCAGGGCTGGAACAAGAACTGTGTCAATGCCATCAAAGTGTACGGAGATGGAGC ATGGGTGCTGTATGAGGAACCCAACTATCGTGGCCGTATGTACGTTGTGGAGAGGGGAGAGTACAACAGCTTTAACGTGTGGCAAGCTCACAGTGCAAATATCCAGTCCCTCAGAAGAATCGTCAACTACTTTTAA